The following coding sequences are from one Devosia yakushimensis window:
- a CDS encoding Dabb family protein: MIRHTVVFTLKHAPGSADEDGFLRGALVLADIPGVEKFEQLRQVSPKNDYAFGFSMEFADQAAYTGYNEHPVHVAFVRDRWVPEVERFLEIDYTHL; encoded by the coding sequence ATGATCCGGCACACCGTCGTCTTCACCCTCAAGCATGCGCCCGGTTCGGCCGACGAGGATGGCTTCCTGCGCGGTGCATTGGTGCTGGCCGATATTCCCGGCGTCGAAAAGTTCGAGCAGCTCCGCCAGGTCAGCCCGAAGAATGACTACGCCTTCGGCTTCTCGATGGAGTTTGCCGATCAGGCCGCCTATACGGGCTATAACGAGCACCCGGTTCATGTCGCCTTCGTGCGCGACCGCTGGGTGCCCGAAGTCGAGCGGTTTCTGGAAATCGACTATACCCATCTCTGA